A DNA window from Peromyscus leucopus breed LL Stock chromosome 3, UCI_PerLeu_2.1, whole genome shotgun sequence contains the following coding sequences:
- the Klrk1 gene encoding NKG2-D type II integral membrane protein isoform X1 has translation MNECHNYKLKPTKRGASQGWPKQRSALPTRQPRENAIIRRKSSIEELKISPLFVRRVIAAAMAIRFVIITLIWFAIFITLLCNNEVPISSREGYCGQCPNNWIYYRNNCYHFFNERKNWNQSQASCLSQNSSLLKIYSHEDQDFLKLVKSYHWMGLVQTEANGSWEWEDGSTLSQDQLTVVEMQSGSCAVYGSSFKAYTENCSAQNTYICMKKAV, from the exons ATGAACGAATGTCATAATTACAAACTCAAACCAACAAAGAGGGGTGCTTCTCAAGGGTGGCCGAAACAAAGATCTGCACTACCTACCAGGCAACCCAGAGAGAATG CTATCATAAGAAGAAAATCCTCTATAGAAGAACTCAAAA TATCTCCATTGTTCGTTCGCCGAGTCATTGCTGCAGCCATGGCAATACGCTTCGTTATTATCACACTGATATGGTTTGCCATTTTCATAACCT TGTTATGCAACAATGAGGTTCCAATTTCTTCAAGAG AAGGTTACTGTGGCCAATGCCCTAACAACTGGATATATTATAGAAACAACTGTTAccatttttttaatgagagaaaaaaCTGGAACCAGAGTCAAGCTTCCTGTTTGTCTCAAAATTCCAGCCTTCTGAAGATATACAGTCACGAGGACCAG GATTTCTTGAAGCTGGTAAAGTCGTATCACTGGATGGGACTAGTCCAGACCGAAGCAAATGGCTCCTGGGAGTGGGAAGATGGCTCCACTCTCTCACAAGACCA gtTAACAGTGGTGGAAATGCAGAGCGGATCCTGTGCTGTCTATGGCTCAAGCTTTAAGGCCTACACAGAAAACTGTTCAGCTCAAAACACATACATCTGCATGAAGAAGGCAGTGTAA
- the Klrk1 gene encoding NKG2-D type II integral membrane protein isoform X2, which yields MNECHNYKLKPTKRGASQGWPKQRSALPTRQPRENAIIRRKSSIEELKISPLFVRRVIAAAMAIRFVIITLIWFAIFITLLCNNEVPISSRGYCGQCPNNWIYYRNNCYHFFNERKNWNQSQASCLSQNSSLLKIYSHEDQDFLKLVKSYHWMGLVQTEANGSWEWEDGSTLSQDQLTVVEMQSGSCAVYGSSFKAYTENCSAQNTYICMKKAV from the exons ATGAACGAATGTCATAATTACAAACTCAAACCAACAAAGAGGGGTGCTTCTCAAGGGTGGCCGAAACAAAGATCTGCACTACCTACCAGGCAACCCAGAGAGAATG CTATCATAAGAAGAAAATCCTCTATAGAAGAACTCAAAA TATCTCCATTGTTCGTTCGCCGAGTCATTGCTGCAGCCATGGCAATACGCTTCGTTATTATCACACTGATATGGTTTGCCATTTTCATAACCT TGTTATGCAACAATGAGGTTCCAATTTCTTCAAGAG GTTACTGTGGCCAATGCCCTAACAACTGGATATATTATAGAAACAACTGTTAccatttttttaatgagagaaaaaaCTGGAACCAGAGTCAAGCTTCCTGTTTGTCTCAAAATTCCAGCCTTCTGAAGATATACAGTCACGAGGACCAG GATTTCTTGAAGCTGGTAAAGTCGTATCACTGGATGGGACTAGTCCAGACCGAAGCAAATGGCTCCTGGGAGTGGGAAGATGGCTCCACTCTCTCACAAGACCA gtTAACAGTGGTGGAAATGCAGAGCGGATCCTGTGCTGTCTATGGCTCAAGCTTTAAGGCCTACACAGAAAACTGTTCAGCTCAAAACACATACATCTGCATGAAGAAGGCAGTGTAA